The region gcggccaagtaccaaaaccactgagccaccacggcggctaaaaTGAATCTTCTATCCGTTGCTGCGAAATCGACGACACATGCTTGACCGCCGGCGGGAGACACATGGAAGCAGTGAAGACAATGAAAATCTGCACAAAAACCACAATTCTACTTAGCATCGTTGCAGCGTTGCGGTCACCATGCCCACCCCGGCGCATAACACCGCATTTAATATACGCATTTATGCAGGCTACATCTCGTATTATTTCATTGGCAGCCGCAAATACAATGGACGCCTTCTCAACGCCTTTTTCACTTTTTGCTCAATCTCATTCTTGCTTTTTGAGAGTTCTTGCTCAAACTGACGAAGGTGTGCGAGAGCCTTGGAAGTTGGAATACAAATTTCAAACATCAAAACGTGACATTCGTTTTTGTAAAAGGGTTTAAGTGACTGCTAGTATCactaagggggtgggggggtcaTCCAGCATCTGCAGTCGACGAATACGGCTGGGTACGCCCCCCTTCCTGCCCACATGCCAGCTGTTCCTGAAAGCTTTGTATAAAAATTGAAGTTTGTAAGTGAGCAGCGGGCcaagaaggaaaacaaagaaaagagagGCAAAACATCAGGTCTTACCATACTCCATTTCAGGTGGTACCATACTTCCACCGGCTTCTACATAATTTTTAAATGATGGCGTCAAGATATAATGCAGAAGTTGTTTTCTCGGCCCCATGTAAAGATTAAAATATCAGCACAATGAGAACACAAAAATAATTAGTTAGAATAAGGAAGCAAGAAACACAGTTCACTAAATACAAGGCGAACGTACAGCGTAAGACTCATATCTGCTGCAGTCTTCGCTACATTAGGCAGACAGGGCGCTGCTTAAATGAGAGGGGAGGGGGCACCGGATTAGGCGTCCAAAACAAATAAGGAATCAACCTTTCTGGCCATTGCAAAGCATGTGAGATTGACctaaagaaaacatgccatcTAAAGAGAGAGAACACAGAATTCATAACAGAATTTAAAGAGAAAACAGAGCGGGAGGTCATTAGGGTTTATTTTATATAAAGAGCGGGCacaagtgcgtcagcacaccttgcATTAATTTACTCGACAGCGAGCTTGAATACTAGGACAGTAATCTGTAGCGGTGTTAAACAATGCTGCATATTTGCTTCCCTTATATTATACAATTATGTTGAGTCGGAATTTTTAACAAATTTataaattgtaaactttttctgtcccTTTAGCTTTATAAATAGTTATAGCTTCTCGGCGTTTCTGTTCGCTTTTAGACTACCTTGTGATTTACACGCTTCGAGATTTTAAATCATTTACTTTTTGtcattttcaatcttttttttataAAACCCCAATATTGTTTTGTGTGGGAGCCTTGTACACTCCTGTTTTTATTCTTAGCGTATTCATTGTTACCTGTTTTATCTTTTTAACTTATTTTTACCGTTTTACTTTGCTTATCTCCGTGTTATTTGTTGGTCTTTAGATCATTTAAGTGCATCGTTTTCTGGATACCTTTCAACTCTGCAACGCGGCAGTGACTCCCTGTAAATATGCCTGGTCATTTGTTCTTTCTCTATTTTGTTTCCCCGGCACCTGTTTTTGCTTTCTCACGTGCAGTACATTTTGAAAGTGCCTTTCATTATATTCGTATGTTCACCGACTGATTGTGATTGATGGCAGCCTATACAATGCTCGAGAGACTCCTTCTGAAACAAAGTCTAAAGTTAGTGCCAGTCCCACTTGTTTGAACGGTTTGAACGGTTTTATTGAAAATagatttagtttagtttagtttagtttatgggggtttaacgtcccaaagcgacacaggctatcagagacgccgtagtgaagggctccggaaatttcgaccacctggggttctttaacgtgcactgacatcgcacagtacacgggtctctagaatttcgcctccatcgaaatttgaccgccgcggccgggatcgaacccgcgtctttcgggccggctgccgagcgccgtaaccactcagccaccgcggcgccatTATTGAAAATAGAAGCACAGGTAAGAGTTACATATAATAATTTTTAcaggaggtcccaaagtggaaactgtcagggggacctcctgttattaatcGCATATATGCAGTAAGATAAACATATGGCAGATACCAACTACATAGCGGAAAACAGCTGCAGTGGAAATTAATAATCACAACTAACAGTTTAAgcatgctaaattttaaaaaacacatgtcacaaacacaaaaagagaacatagaacaAGCATTCTGGAAATAGAAGTCGTATGCAATAATAACAGGTTTCATTGGCGTGGTACTTGAAGGCAATTAAAcagtacatagtttttcaagtttttatggaattgtgcttcggtgcggaatgatttgatgACTGCGGATAGCGAGTTCCAGACTTTGTGTCTTCCTTGTCTTTTTCTTTGCGGTATGTTTACAAGAATgattcatgattgaactgcgtgaaagaaacggggaccaagaagaaacacgtacacacacacagcggaATGATTTGATGACTGCGGATAACGTGTTCCAGACTTTGTGTCTTCCTTGTCTTTTTATTTGCGGTATGTTTACAAGAATgattcatgattgaactgcgcgaaagaaacggggaccaggaagaaacacgtacacacacacaactGCGCTGTGtatgtgtacgtgtttcttcttggtccccgtttctttcgcgcagttcaatcatgaacgaaatccaccaactagcccgcctcaaaaccctaCAAAAATGATGTTGCTGCCGTTTCGGGCCTATTGGACATTGTACTGTTAATTTTCGACTAGGCTCGACGAAATGCGTATTGTCTGGTGCGAAAGATATCGGCTGCAACGTCTGCCGTACAGTCATCTGGTTCCGGTCTAATAGCGCCATCGTTCTGCAGATAGCTGTGAACAACGCATTGTATCAGACATGCAAAAGTCCGAATCTACGTGATTTGAATGTATCAATGTTTTAAGCGGCGCGAGAAATTTCCAGTGCTCAAACAGAATTTCCCTTAAGGCAATGAGAAAAACCTTATCAGCTTTTCAACTTGAGAGCGTGTCATGTTTTTTACGCTTCTTTTTCCTTTCGGCTGATCATTACCGCAAACACGATTAGGTTGTCTGACAGTGGAGTATTTTCTGTGCATTACATAAGAGCCTTTACGTTTATCACAGGGTACGCATTTGGTTCTCTAAGATATATTGAGCCTAAGCCTATACAACTGCGAGGTTTACGCTCTAGAGTGGCATAAAAACACTTGGAAGTGAAAGCTAGAACACTGATCATTGAGGTTTTCCTGAGTTTCAGTTACATATGTGTTTTGTATTATTCTCAACCTTGCGATTGGCAAGGCTTTGGATTCTAGTGAAAACGGGTGTGGTTTATAACCTTTAATTCCACTTGCGCGTACCGTGCATTTAACTAAAAGGCTTACTGGCGTAACGTAAACCGAAGTTCACTGCTGCAGCATCTGCACCTGTTAACTGCACCTGTTAACTGCACCTGCTTTTTTTAGTTTTCAATATTGCATTCGGTATTCACAGCTAACTATTCCTGAAAACAGCCAAACTGGAGAGTTGGTGGTACACACTGAAACGCAAACAGCGCAAATACGAAAACTGGAGCAGaagaaacacaggacgagcgctgactcacaactggaAGTTTATTCGAAGAAAGCAACACAATATACGGAAAAAGTGGCCACCCTACCAACAACTACACAACCAAAAACCCGTGTTGTTACGTAGCATCAAGGCATTCTACCTCACTATCATGTAATAAAATAGATGGCTTACTAACGCACAACCTTGTTTTCTTCCTCATGTGGTAGGCTTCCATAATCCCACGTGTCAAGCGGGACGGGTGCTTGTACAGGATAAGACAATAGCGCACGGAAGGAAAACAAGAATTGCAGTCACAGACATGGTCAATGAGATTAGCAGACTTATTAGCGTCCAAATTATTTGCGTGCTTTCAAACCTCTCTTAATGCATCTCCAAGTCCGCCTGGTATACACTTatccgcatgacattgggattttataaactacctcTTCTGCGCAAGGCACATACCCCTCTAAAATTCCATACAGCTcacagttcatgcacacacctcCATTTGGCAACTACTATTACGGAACTCAAGTAAACACTTGTGCTCTGTATTAAGACACGCAAGCTGTCAGTAGGTCACTGTAGAAACGTAAAAATGAAATATGCTACCCGTGGCTGAAGCCCTCTTCGGAAATAACATAGTCTTTAAGCAGTTAATAGAGGCGGGAGGTTTTAGTCACAGTGACGTAGTTCATCCTGGTTTGTACGAAAGTTTCTGCACTAGAAACAAGCAGTAACTACGACGTTGTTAGAACATGGTTGTGCCCTTCGTTCTATATACGAGAATGCCGCTAATTGTTCGGTTCAAAACATTTGAGAGAAGGCGCCTAATGAATCACGAGCGCAAAGGTCATCGATAGCAGTTTTCTTCGTTGTATGTATATCTCAGGATGACGACTACAAAATCGAGAATGTGCGAACATAAATATGAATAAAATAGTATGCAATATTTTACAAGGTTACCTCGACTTTCACAGGTGTCATGATCTAAGCAACTTTATTATGATATGAAAGCACACATCGTCATCAGCTGAGAAGCTGCAGCCAGTTTCAACCATCAGGATCATTTTGTGAAGGAAAATATAGGCACCTAGGATGGAAAGAGGCTCTTCATGCTAAATGTGGGTTGTTTACGAATAAATATCCTAGAGAACGAATACATACGCCAGTCAGTCTGAGTAAGCTTCTTCGTATCTTCCATATCCATTAAATTAACTACAGCTTatctgtgccagctgcagctacCTTATCCCTACGAGCTTCCTAATCCCCTCCGCGCACCTGaacatctgccactccctgctatgCTTCCCTTGTATTGGAATCTATGCCGTTACTCTTaacaaccatcggttatcttctcTTTCCATTACAGGCCCTTCTcgtgcccatttctttttcttgattacAACTAAGGTGTCTTGAACTCTTATTTCTTCCTTGACTCATTTTTCGCTCTTCGTGTGTCTTAGCGCTACGCCTACCATATTGATTTCCAAAGGTCGCACCGTCGTCCTCAAATTAAGGTCAACGCTTTTCGCTAATCTCCACCCCATAGGTGAGTGTCTGTACCTTACTGTTCTTTTATACATTCTTCCTGACGGTAGCTGCCAAAGTACCTTTCATTACCTGAAAGTACCTGCCATTACCTGAGAGAGCCTTTATCCTGAAAAAGGCGTAGTGaagatgatgatcatgatgacctGCCATATAAACTCCACTTCATTTATATTAGCCCAGTTATTTCACAAtcgtggtccggatctgcggAGTCCACAAAACTTTAAACGCTTCGCTTCCTATattaaactgctgttctcttctgAGACTCTCGAGCATTATTTTAGTTTTAAGTGCAATAAATAATATATAGCCCCCGTTCTGCTCATGTTCTGCAGTTCGTCTCCTGGGTTTCTTAAAAAGGCATTGTGTACCGGAAATTGAACATTACTAAGTTATTTTTGACTACCTTTTCTCCCCAACCATTCCCCGTCCAGTTATCAGAGTACCTCCTCGAGTAGCCTCTACGAAAGCCAGCCTGGCCCTTTGCGCGCCTGAAGTCTAAGGTTGATCATATTCTATTAGCGTGAACCTTAATAAATATGTTGTAGGCAATGGAGTAAACTGATCGTATTGTAATTTTTTAAATGCTTGTGGTCTCCATTGTAATTCATATAAATGCTTTTAGCGTTAATCCAAGATTTCGCGTGTCACATATCAACTCAGAAGCTACAGTCAGTTCCAACCATCAGGATCACTTTGTCAAGCCAAATTTAGGTATGTGGGACGGCGAGATGGTCTTCATGTTATACGTGCGGTATTTATGACTAAATAGCGCAGAGCCCAAATATCAGTCTCTTACAAGGACAATACAAAGGcgctttttaaaatatttttcaatttattttttgcgCAAACAATCGCAGTAGTTGGTTTGGttgggtttggtttatgggggtttaacgtctcaaagcgactcaggttatgagagacgccgcagtgaagggctccggaaatttcgaccatctggggttctttaacatgcactgaaatcgcacaccacacgggcctctagaatttcgcctctgtcgaaattcgaccgccgcggccgggattgaacccgcatctttcgggccagcagccgggcgccataaccactcagccaccgcggcggctcaatcgCATTAGTCAAAGCAATATGCGGGTGGGAGTAATTTTCCACGAAATGGATTATGTTGTTTTTAAAGAAGACGACGCCATTttacaaaaaaagaagagaacaaaATAACTTTAATATGAGGTCAGTAGGGTGGGTTGTGTCCTTGTTTGTGGGCTTCCTTCGTGTGATGGCCGCCGGAAAGGCCGTCTGCGTCAGAATTTCGGGTACAATCAACGGCCGAAGCCGCGGTTGAAGCCTCCTCCTCCGTATCCGCGGTTGAAGCCTCCGCCGCCATACCCACGGTTGAAACCTCCTCCATATCCCCGGTTGAAGCCTCCACCTCCATACCCACGGTTGAAGCCGCCGCCGTAGCCACGTCCGAAGCCTTGGGCCGCGGCCAAGCCGCAAATAGCGGCAAGCACCAAGATTGCAACCAAGAACGACTTGCAGTTCATTCCAAGCATGGctgaaaagtgcaaaaacattcttttAACTCAGATCTTGTACTCACACATGCAGCTGAAACCGCTCAGTAAGTCTCACGAAGGGGCTGCAGATGCGTGCCAGCGCAAGAGCCACCTACACCGTCATGCTGAGCCACAATGCTTATGGCAACTAGGAACGCGAAGAACTGACAATACCTCAGCGACAAAGGCAGTTACAGCCAACAACAGGAAAAACTTGTCATGCAAAGCACGTCGCAATGTGCGCATTTTGCGGTTAAGAGAAACATAAGCCCAACATTTTTGTTAAGTATTTATTTAAACTTATTATAGCTCACAGCAAGCGTTTTTGAATTTTTTCTACCAGCCGCATGAATAATATAATAGCTGCACTTGAGTGGTCGTAATAGGATATTCAAGATGTTCAAACTTAAATTAAAGAGAAAAGTTCGTCTAGGAATAAAGTCACAAATCTTGAGCATAGTGAGCGACTGTTATCGGACGCAGGtgttgttgttgctttgcaaTTGTCTATCTGGAAAGCAATTGGCACTTCTGGCCCACTGCATACAGTAGAATAGCAGTTAAGAGGGAAATTTTGAACTGAGTGTCCCTCAGCTTGACTTgtcttgggatgttaaaccctgtAAACCATACAAGAAGTTTGAGGTAAAGTATGTACTTACATCTAAGATTCTTGAAACTTGTCTTTTTTTTAGGATTATTCATCTCGAACACCTATTTATAGTAAGTTTAAACTGATTCACTGCTGTCAGATAGGCGCGAATGGCCGTCTCTCAAAAGTGTCCCACACTGCGCGGCATATTCTCTGCAGACTTTCTCTGTGCATGGGTTCTGATTTACTGCTTATGGTTACGTAACGGGAGATGTAAATCTTTGTTTTTGCCAAAGACTTTAAATTCTATGAATACTGAAAGAAATGATAATGAGTACGACATGACCCAATTGACTTCGGACCAGCGCGTTTCGTTGATCATCATACCCGTGTCTTTTTACAATCTCCCGTTTGTTTTTATTGTAAATTTAACATGCTCACATCCAAGTATAATAAACAACAGCGAGTACGTGCATGCGCAGTCGCGAATGGTACGAGAACCTAGTGGTACGAAAGGCAGTGCAATGCAATGACACAAAACAGTAAATAACAAAATATTATTTGTACCAGTCTATTCTATAGTCGCATACGAAATGGGTTAAGAGGCAAGAATACAAATTTCGGTAGAGTTATTGAGAAATAATGGTGTCCGAATTGTGTCAGCCGGTATTAGACCGAAAGAAAGGAAATAATATCAATCAATTTCTGCTTTGGAAGCACGTATAACCCGGTAATAGTGAAGAGTTAATGGTGTAAATGGATAGTAACGAGAATAAGGCCTTAGAAAAGGAAATTTTTGCTTAGTCTGGGCGGCTTTGAAGAGATTATTGGTGGTTCTGTAGGCGGTACTTTGATGCCTTTGCTAAATAAAGGCAtcttgttgttgttcttgtttttGACGCTGTAAAGGCATGTTGCAGAGCGTGTTGGATCGCCCTCCTCTTCCAAGTAGACTATTACTCGGAAAACCTGTTTGTGCACGAATGGTGCTCTCCTTGACTTCTCAGTTACAAAAACCTGTCTCTCTAATGAAATGACTGCTTAAAAGTAAAGTTCACAATTTATTGCTCATTTTCTATGCAGAGTAACAACGGTTTTATCTGCTATTACGATTTGTGTACCTGCGTTTTTTCACACAAGTAGACCACTCCATTTTGTTTTTGGAAGCCGATGTTAACCTTGCTCAGACATTGAGCATTAAAACGCAGAGAGACTTCGCAAAAGAGGAAGCAGACCTTCAGTACTAGAAACAGATCTAACGCATAAATTTAGTGCATTTATTTTCGACAAAATTTGCGCCCTTGAGTGCCCCTTAAAAACAAGTGCGCGATCAATACTACACGCAACACAGATGCTACGCTCAAAAGGCGGTTTGTCGGCTGGCACATTCGAGGTACTCTTCGGTGTGCGTTCAGGAGTAGCTTTCCCTTGAAGTTAAGAATAAGCATTGTGAGGAGTTTTGGCAGGATTGAAGTGGCAAAAGGCAATTGTTTGAGACGAAATGTAGAGCTTGGAGCGCCAAAAAACCCCAATCGTGTGGGAAGCTCACCGAGGACATTCGCATTTCAAGCGGGAAAACGGCATTTCGGACCTTTCCATCACGCACAACAATGTGAAGGCGAAAACTGTTCCAACAAAAGTCAGAGTCCAATTGCTCCAAACTTGCCTGTTCCTCTGATGGCGATGATCAAGCCGCTCAGAAGAGATTGAGATGCAGTCAACAGCGCGTAGTGGTGGCTGTTGGTGTGGGCACCATGCTTATATTTGGTCTAACTGCGGAAGTGTGTCGGTATCCGCCCCTGCGAGTGTTGTGATGATAAGAACACGCTACCGGTGAAGGCCATCTGCCGGAAAGATGGTGCCCCCGGGCACTCGTCCCGCAGCGCCGTCCGTGTCTGTCATCCGCCCCATTTCGGAAATCAACAAATGAGACAGGTTGAAGGACGCGAACAGAACTGTTAATAATCGCAGAGCCAGGACGGGACAAAAGGAAGTAAGCAACAAGACGAGCGCTCAGTCATTCAACTCGTTCTCTGAAGGCTTCTTTTATCGAGCACTTATTTCTGTTCCAAATCACGCAAATACAGAAGTTTACACAGCATGTCAGGAACCCTCACTCGTAACGCCAAGCAGCCAGTTGTACCATTGACAACGAGGCCCCCTGCAGGACCTGTCTGAGAAGCCGAGTTTCACACAAGTCATGTTTTCATGTACTTGGTGAGTAAGGGGGCTGTCTTTTTACTTGTACAAATGTCCATATAGCAAGTTGCGCTCCATGGAACACACCGTCCCCACCTCTGGTTTCATTTTTGATGAGCTGGCCTATTTCTTTATCGCATTTTTCTTTATCGCATTTTGTCGAAGCCTTGGTTTCATTTTTGATGAGCTGGCCTATTTCTTTATCGCATTTTTATTGGACAACCAGTTAATCTTCCTGCAAGAAGATTTTTAGGTTCACGCTTcccatcctaacacccttcccacttcacATGCCGCTTTTCTCACCAGACGTATTGAAATTCCGTCAATCATGAACGCTTTGCCCACACGAAGGCAAGTCTTCTTGTCGAAGCCTTGGCAAGCATCTTGTGGCTTCCCCCTCCCTTGTTCCCTTTGAGTGGTCAGATCTACAACCCTATCTACTGGCCTTCTCTCTACCATTGTCACCAGTAAATATGCTGGTGATATTTTTTAGTCGCATAGTTTGTCCGTAGAGAGCGCTCGTGACTGCGGCACCGAAGTGTTTCTCCCCTTAATACCCTTCTTTTCTAATAATATGTATATGTAGCTTACCTTAACTGAACGCCTCCAAAGCCTTACTTAGACTGCGAGTTCGAAAGGGCTTTAGTGCTTCTTTCATCAACAGCAAGAAAAGTCCTTTTCTGGCTTTTCGTCTTTCCGAAGGGAGTAGTCGAACCCGCTTTGATAATGTAACTGTGAAACATAatgactagcgcatacacagacagggaccaaagtaagagtaaaaGACAGGTCACAGGCTAGCGTGTTTCCTGTCTCTtgctcttactttggtccctggttttgtttattttgcacactttggtttggtttatgaaggtttaacgtcctaaagcgactcaggctatgagggacaccgtagtgaagggctccggaaatttcgaccacctggggttctttaacgtgctctgacaacgcacagtacacgggcctctagaatttcccctccatcgaaatccgaccactgcggccgggatcgaacccgcgtctttcgggtcggcagccgagcgccataaccactcagccaccgcggcggctcgtcgatatgtttcacagctacaaccaactagcacaaatgaaagccttagcattgATAATATAACTCTGTGGGCAAGAAGTTTCACCAACTAATCTGCTGCTTTGAATCCCCAAACGAAATATGGCATATACGCACGGCTTGTTCGTAACGTTTCTTCCATTGAAGGTTTACAGCACGGAGTAGAATTGTGCCCTCTTAATATTATACTTTTGTGTATGCCGGTGGGAGATGAAAGTCTTTGGACTACGTGCTCCTTAAaagaagccgatagctctactaTTATCCGGCGGCTGGAGATCACACTTGCGTgagttcaacccccccccccccgcaatcgTGGTCTCCAGCGTGTGGCTATTAATAGAGCCATTGGCTTCTTTTACGGAGCGCGTGATACAGAGACTTGTGTCTCCGACTGCAAGAGTACCTTCGTTATGAAACAGAATGCATTGCGAGCATTCAGCCTATGATAACTCCGTAAGTTGTATAACAAGCGCAATTTTTCACGTTTTCTCACCAGTTTCACATTGCGAGTATAATATCCTCAAGGCACTCCGAATTTAGTGCAGAAATAGCCGTAGAATTCTCCCTTTTGTAAAAACTGTTTATTCCTTTTCCTGCTAGATCTAAGTGTACTGTTTCGTAGAAAGAATCTACGTTCTTCTTGCGGGCAAAGTGCGTTCGGTAGTTGCTTATGTAAAGGAGACATTTGAGAGATACCTGTGTTCCTTCTTTGCCACTCGCAGCCTCAACGTAATTGCGAACAGGGCCTATAATATTCGGGATAGCTTTCCGCTTTCATCGTCAAAGATGGAGCTGATTAAACACATATTCAGCAGCAGTACGGAGCCATGATCAGATACCGTCTATTATGTTAGCAATAGTTAAAAACACTCATTCACTTTGAAAAAGTAGACACGGTTTTTAAAATGAATCAATACTCTAACATGACACCAGGACTCCTCTTCTCATTATTTAGCGATTGTTAATTCTCTGTTTTTATCGGTGAAAGGGTCTTAAAATGAAGCGTCTGTGCTGAGTGAAAGGTGGGAAGACTTTTCTTGCACAAAACTTGCAAATCTTTTCTTTCAGACCGTGAAAAATGTGATCTACGCCTATTTTTAGCTATCTTTCGCAACATGCGAGCTTGCATGAGCGGGAAATGACTAGGATAGCATACACATAACGTGAAAGCTAAATTGACATTTCCATCTCCCAAGGCTCGTagtttgatttcatttcatttccgtCAAAGCGGTACGGGCTGGAACAAAGGTGAAAAATAGTTCACTTGACGAGGTTCAAGCCCCTGTGTACAAGGCATACAGCAGTTGTACAACATATTTATATATATAGTGGTAaattttaggacaaactttataCAGAAAATAGATGTGCAAATCCACTGCATGAACTGAAGCTAACATATTAAAATAAGAATATTGCGTTTTAATGTCGAAAGATTGCATAAGCACAATACATACATGCATGATAGAGAAAAAAAGATACATCATCATTATACAATTCTAAGTGAAGGTACCATCTCTATTATGGCACAAAAAAAGTCTTCAACAGTGACATTCTAATATTTTCTAAATTGATATTATGACTGTGAAGATAGTTAAGTAAGGATGGAACGGAATACTCTAACATTTCAAGGCGAAAATTTGTACGTAAAAAGGGAACCTTCCAAATTTCTGGTGACCGAGATGTCAACCTACCTTCTCTTAAACTTAAGTTTGCTAGGCATGGAATAAGCGTCTGCTCGCTATGAAGGTCTTGTCTATATCTTCTGGCCAAGGTATAATAATAAAGGCTATCTATGCAAAGTATTTGGAAAATCATGAAAAGGCTTCTGGTGTGTGAATTTGGCTCAATATCTGCGATGAATCGAACGGTTTTCTTTTCTAGAGTGTGAATTTGATTTAAATTTGTAAATGTGGTGTTACCCCAGACAAGAACACAGTAATTCACATTAACCATAAATAACAAATTAAACAAATGAAGTTTAACAGCAGGAGGCAAGAAATATTTGAATTTGGCCACTTTACTCACGGTCCTTGAAATTCGAGAAATGGCGTTATTTGCATGGGCATCCCAGAACATAAGTTTATGAAAATATACACCAAGAGTTTTAATTGTATTGACAGCTTCTTTGCTGTGTGACCAATAGATAAATTGATACTTTGTGTCAATGTAGACCCTCTTGGGTTAAAAATTACTGCCTTCGTTTTTTTCGCATTTAGTTGTAATGAATTTAACGTGCTCCAAAAATTTAAATCCCTAAGAGTTCTGGTTTTGTCACTTTCAAGGCAAATATAACTGACTACGAAACGATAAGGCAGCGTCTTCAGCATATATTATAAGCTTTGCAACCGAGGTGATATTTGTGATATcattaaaataaaaactaaataatAAAGGTCCCAGGATGCTTCCTTGAGGTACTCCTGTCGAAACTCTTTTATAGGTCGATAAATGTTTGCCTTCGCTTTCGATTTTGCAAGTATGATGCCATTAATGCTAATACAGTTCCCCGTACGCCATATAATTCTTATTTCTTTAATAGTGTTAGGTGATTGAGACTGAGGAATGCCTTAGAAATGTCAATGTAGAGGCCCCCTGCAATTTTCTTATCCTCAAATGCTTTCAGGATTACTTCTTTTTGTGTTAAATGTGCTAGTTATGCAGATCTCCCTTTACGGAAACCAAACTGGGATGCACTGATAAGATCATATTTATTTGCAAATTTTGTTAATCTCAAGTGTATTATTTTTCTAAGCCCTTTGAAAATACCGGCAAAatcgaaatggggcggtagttatgaaatgaatttttgtcacctgattgAAATATTGCTATTACTTTGGATATTTGCATTCTGCCAGGAAGAtgttgagagaaaaagattatatatatatatatatatagttagtgtgtgtgtgtgtgtgtgtgtgtgtgtgtgtgtgtgtgtgtgtgtgtgtgtgtgtgtgtgtgtgtgtgtgtgtgtgtgtgtgtgtgtgtgtgtgtgtgtgtgcgcgcgcgtgtgtgtgt is a window of Amblyomma americanum isolate KBUSLIRL-KWMA chromosome 4, ASM5285725v1, whole genome shotgun sequence DNA encoding:
- the LOC144130087 gene encoding uncharacterized protein LOC144130087 — translated: MLGMNCKSFLVAILVLAAICGLAAAQGFGRGYGGGFNRGYGGGGFNRGYGGGFNRGYGGGGFNRGYGGGGFNRGFGR